The genomic segment CCACGAGGGCTTTGGCGTCCTCGCTATGGCGCCCTTGTACGCGAGCGCCGCCGAACTGGTGCAACCATTGGGGCGTGAAACCCAGATGCCCCATGACGGGAATCCCTACCTCCACCAGCGCCCGCACGATGTGCACGACGGTCGGTGTCCCACCCTCCACCTTGACGGCTTCCGCGCCGTCCTTTAGAAACAGCCCTGCGTTTTCAATCGCCACCGCGACGCTCGGCTGGTAGGACAAAAAGGGCATGTCGGCGACCAACAACGCCCGCTTGAGCCCTCGGCGCACTGCGCGGACATGGTGGCGCAATTCATCCATCGTCACGGGTAGCGTCGTCTCGTAGCCCAAGACGACATTCGCCACACTGTCGCCGACCAACACGACATCCACGCCCGCTTCGTCCACCAGCAACGCCGTCGGGTAGTCATAAGCCGTGATGGCGACGATTTTTTCACCTGCCTGTTTCTTCTCCTGCACCGTCCGCACCGTCACTTTGCGGGGCGTACTCACCGTCGCATCACCGCTGCTTTGTTGAATTTTCCTTTTCAGCAGTGCTTCGGAGGGCGCATCTCCTGATGCGCCGCTCTTACTTCGGCGGCTCAGAGAGCCGCCCTCCGAGAGTGTGTCGTTCGGAGGGTGCATCTCCTGATGCGCCGCTCTTACTTCGGCGGCTCAGGAGAGCCGCCCTCCGAGAGTGTGTCGTTCGGAGGGTGCGTCTCCTGATGCGCCGCTCTTACTTCGGCGGCTCAGGAGAGCCGCCCTCCGAGAGTGTGTCGTTCGGAGGGTGCATCTCCTGATGCGCCGCTCTTACTTCGGCGGCTCAGGAGAGCCGCCCTCCGAGAGTGTGTCGTTCCGATAAACTCCATTATTCTCAACACAGCATCACCGTTCTTGCGACCTGAGCCCCAGTCTCGGTCCTTTTGTGAGAGGCTACAGAAACCGCAATCATGACAGGTCAGCGAACACTCGTTGCAACTCAGCAGCGATTTGGTCCTCGTCATCGGTGACGGTCACGCCGCTGAAAAGGTGCCAGCGTTCCACATGCTCAAGGTGCCCGCCGGGTTCAAGGCGGGTCAGCGGGCTGAGCGTCTCCAGTTCCAGCATGGTGGCGTCGGTGAACACTTCGGTGGAGCACCCGAAGTCGGGATAAGGGGCGCCCTCACGGTGCTGAAAAATTTTGACGAACAGCCGATCGCCGTTGGCGTAAGCGCACCAACCGTCAGGGTTGGCTATGCCCAACTTTTGTGGCGTGGATCGGGTCGGGTCTTGGCGCAACAGGATGAACCGCTTGCCGAATGTCCAGCGCGGGTCGGTCATGTCGGTGTAGTGCCACTGCACCAATGGGCGGGCAGGCAGCAACTTTTCTCCGTGCGGGATAAAGGGCGGCTGGGGCAGCAGCGCCACACCGCCCGGCGCCATGACCGACAGCGCCCACGCCGCCAACTCAATCGCCCACAGATTGTGATTGGTCAGAATGTGGGTGACAGTGACCTGCGGGCGATCAGGGTGCAGGGCGACACGGAGGGTCTTCTGCACACCTGTCGTTCGTTCCGTCGGTGGTATCAACTCCAGCGTCCATTCGTCCACCACGCGCACTTGCACGGGCTCATTGTCGGGGTAGTAGGTGCGTTGCGGGTGTTCGGGGGCGTGCCAAAGGCGGTGCCCGCCGTAAATGCGCCACGCGTCGCCGCCGACCTTGCCCAGTTGGTCAGTGAACTCTGCAAACTCGTTGGGTCCACCGACGAAGCCAAAGCGGATGAGGCGCGGACCGACATCGGCGGTCGCTACGACTTCCACGACGCCGTTGCTAACCCGGTAGCAATTTTGCCAACCCGCATAAGCGATGCGCTCCACCATTGCGCTATTCAACCCCTTTCGCCTGCCTTCGCCCTACAAAGGCGTGCTGAGCCGGAGGGTTGGGCAGACGCCCGACTGTCCGGCTTCGGAGGGCTCGCCGCTGGCGCGCCGCGATCCAAAGGGTTTCACCGCAAATTTTTCGGCAACGCTTCAGCCATTGCCCTCCAAAAAACACTGCCTCAAATGATGCCGCTTCAGGTCAAAGAAGGTCGTTGCCGATTTTTCCTATTGCCGATAGCGTTGCGCGTTGAGGAGGCGTAAACGGATGCTCGCGCGTTTCAAAAGCGTGTTTGCTTCATTGTCACTGCCAACAGCGGCGCAAGTTGCGGGACGGGAGACTCAAGACGCGGGGCATGTCGTGGGAACAGGGGTGGTTGTTGTGATAGCGTGCTTTGTGCTGCTGGTGCACTGGTATGGGGAGGCGTGGTTAGTGCCGTGGCACGACGAAGTGGTGATCGGACGGTTGGCGCAAAACTTGGGCAACGGTGCAGGGTTCCGCAACGATTGGATGGACGGGTTGCTCCCTGGCGCCGACCGACGCACTTACTGGCAGATGCCGGCTTACCCCATCGCCTTGGCTGGCTGGGGAAAACTGTGGGGATTTGACCTCAACACAATGCGGGAACTTAGCCGTTGCTTGAGCGTGATAGCGCTTCTGCTTTTGTTCGCGTTAGGGCGTTGTGTAGGTCTCGCACCGCTGTGGCGCTTGGTCGTTGTGTTGTGGACGGCGAGCGACCTCAACTTTCAATTTGCCGCCAACTTTGTTCGCCCGGAAGCGTTGTGCACGACGCTCCTAATTGCTGCGTCCGTCGCAGCAGCCAAAGCGACGGTGACCGACGACCCTTTGCCGTGGTGGTTGTCGGTGGGCATTTGCACCGCTTCGGCAGTGTTGACACACCCGTTGGCGTTGCTGCCGAGCCTTGTGCTGTTTGTTACCGCATGGCGTCAGACAGGTTGGCGCGGGGCCAGTGCAGCCGGTGTGCCCATGTTGGTGGCGATGGGCGGTTGGCTGCTATACGCGGCGCAGGAACCGGCGTTGTTTCTGGCGCAAATGCGAGCCCATTGGGCACACAAACAAAAAAGCGGCGTAGAAAGCCTGCTGCTGTTGGCGACCGGAGCGGATTTTTGGGGCATCTGGCGCTACTTGGGGGTGCCGATGACCCCCCAGCCAGCGGCAGCCATCGCGCTTATTGGCGCTTATTACGCGTGGTCCCGCCGACGCTGCTGCACCGCAGGCTGGCTAGGTGCCTTCGTCGTTGCCCTCTACACGGTTGTGGCACTCGGCGCCGAAGCGTGGTATCCGGCGGTTTTTGTTCCGTTCGGCTACTTGTTGGCGGCATGGTTATGTCACGACCTTGCCGTTTGGCGCCCTACATGGCGCCCCATGCTGCTGACCGTTGCCGCTGTGTGGTGGAGCCTGCAGGCGGCGTTGATTGTCCGCCATGCGACAGCAGTGCCGCGCGTCCGCACTGAAGTGCAGGCGTTTACGGAAACGGTCGCCCAATTGCTACCGCACCGCGCCGTCGTTTTGATTGGCAGTTTCTCTCCCGACCCCACTTACGCGTTGCGGCGTGTTCGTCCCGATGTGCGCGTCTACGCCCTGATGCCTTTGCGGATGGTTAACCGTTCGGCGTTACACCGTTTGCAGGGACAGTTGACTCACGCCCTTGTGCTGGAACCGCGCCTTCAAGGTGTGACGGCTTCGGGGGTGGTCGTGCGCCGTTGGCATTTTACATTTGGTGGGCTGAGCGCGCCTCGGCGGGGCGTTCGGGTCGTTTTACTCCGCTGCGCGGCTTTGCCAACTGCATCGCAAGGTGCGCATAATTCAAAGCGGTTAGCGGGCTTTTGAACGCGTGTGATTAGGAGGGACGAAGGTGGTTCAAGTGACATCGGTAATCACTGAGGCAGAGCTACGCCACCGTGTGGCGCAG from the bacterium HR17 genome contains:
- the panB gene encoding 3-methyl-2-oxobutanoate hydroxymethyltransferase produces the protein MHPPNDTLSEGGSLSRRSKSGASGDAPSEALLKRKIQQSSGDATVSTPRKVTVRTVQEKKQAGEKIVAITAYDYPTALLVDEAGVDVVLVGDSVANVVLGYETTLPVTMDELRHHVRAVRRGLKRALLVADMPFLSYQPSVAVAIENAGLFLKDGAEAVKVEGGTPTVVHIVRALVEVGIPVMGHLGFTPQWLHQFGGARVQGRHSEDAKALVDMAHALEDAGCFAIVLELVPEEVAALITERLRIPTIGIGAGGQCDGQILVLHDLIGMVPGWSPRHAKRYAEVGDLIRHAVAAYAQEVREGKFPTTEHATKMAPEELERLRSLLRDATKGQEVERR